Within Triticum dicoccoides isolate Atlit2015 ecotype Zavitan chromosome 1B, WEW_v2.0, whole genome shotgun sequence, the genomic segment agccaaaccaaaccaaaccaaatgcCCCCTGACCCTGAGTGCTAGGATGACGACTGTGTTTCATGGAGTCATGATCAGATTAAAGGTGTAGTCGAATGGCTAATCAAATGTCATGCGCCATGGAACATTAGTTTAGTGGGATGTTCTCTTCATCTTCCGACTACTTAATTACTGTTATGGCATTAGTTCAGCGGGCATCCAAATTTTGTCTAATTTTGCAGAACCTGTCTTGTATTTATTTTTTAGGGTAACTGTACTACCTCCTACTGGCAGATTCTCCATGTCGGTTGATCTTCACATGTGCGCGCATTTATGGTCAACGAATATAAAGAGGTTTATTGGTTGTTTTTCATCAACTGGTTGGTTGCTTGTCTGTCCACTATATGTATAGATATCCCACTGAAGAGAATTAAACAGCAGCATTTCTCTTTCTCCCGTGGAGTACTCCAGTGCCTTTCCTTTGAGGTCAGGTGAGTTACTTACAGTTCCATCGAGTTAATTTAGGCTTACATTTGCTACAGTTACTTGTTTCCTCTAGTTATACTTTTGAATAATTTTGCGGAACTTTCTGAGTAGAATTCATGGAGCTCGGTTAATTTAGCAGATTTTCTAGTTGCTCAGTTTTTTCTCCTCAGCAGTTAAAATCAAGATATCAATGGCAGACAATACTGTTGGgggacgtagcagaaattcaaaattttcctacgaatcaccaagatctatctatggagagaccagcaacgagtagaaaggaggagagtctacatacccttgtagatcgctaagcggaagcgttcaagtgaacggggttgatggagtcgtactcgtcgtgattcagatcaccgatgatcaagtgctgaacggacggcacctccgcgttcaacacacgtacagcccggtgacgtctcccacgccttgatccagcaaggagagagggagaggttgaggaagactccatccagcagcagcacaacggcgtggtggtgatggaggagcgtggcaatcctgcagggcttcgccaagcacctacgggagaggaggaggtgtcacgggagggagggaggcgccaagggctcaggtgtggatgccctccctcccctctactatatataggggcaggggagagggggaaggcgcagccttgccccctactccaagaaaggggtgcggccaagagggggggaggagtccatcctccccaaggcacctcggaggtgccttcccccttgaggactcttccctctagggttccctaggcgcatgggcctcttggggctggtgcccttggcccatgtaggccaaggcgcaccccctacagcccatgtgcccccccggggcaggtggccccacccggtgggcccccgggacccttccgatggtcccggtacaataccgatgaccccgaaacttgtcccgatggccgaaacaggacttcctatatataaatctttacctccggaccattccggaactcctcgtgacgtccgggatctcatccgggactccgaacaacattcggttaccacatacaagcttcctttataaccctagcgtcatcgaaccttaagtgtgtagaccctacgggttcgggagacatgcagacatgaccgagacgttctccggtcaataaccaacagcgggatctggatacccatgttggctctcacatgttccacgatgatctcatcggatgaaccacgatgtcaaggactcaatcgatcccgtatacaattccctttgtctagcggtattttacttgcccgagattcgatcgtcggtataccgataccttgttcaatctcgttaccggcaagtcactttactcgttccgtaacacatcatcccgtgatcaactccttggtcacattgcgcatatgatgatgtcctaccgagtgggcccagagatacctctccgtttacacggagtgacaaatcccagtctcgatccgcataaaacaatagatactttcggagatacctgtagtgcacctttatagtcacccagttacgttgtgacgtttgatacactcaaagcactcctacggtatccaggagttacacgatctcatggtcaaaggaagagatacttgacattggcaaagctctagcaaacgaactacacgatctattgtgctagtcttaggattgggtcttgtccatcacatcattctcctaatgatgtgatcccgttatcaacgacatccaatgtccatagccaggaaaccatgactatctgttgatcacaacgagctagtcaactagaggctcactagggacatattgtggtctatgtattcacacgtgtattacgatttccggataatacagttatagcatgaataaaagacaattatcatgaacaaggaaatataataataatacttttattattgcctctagggcatatttccaacagtctcccacttgcactagagtcaataatctagttcacatcgccatgtgattaacacttacaggtcacatcgccatgtgactaatacccaagagtttactagagtcagtagtctagttcacatcactatgtgattaacactcaatgagttttatgtttgatcatgttgcttgtgagagaggttttagtcaacgggtctgaacctttcagatctgtgtgtgctttacaaatctctatgtcatctcctagatgcagctaccacgctctatttggagctattccaaacaactgttctacttggagctattctaaattattgctccattatatgtatccggtctctctactcagagctatccggataggtgtcaagcttgcatcgtcgtaacctttacgacgaactcttttaccacctccataatcgagaaaattccttagttcactagttactaaggataactttgaccgctgtcctgtgatccattcttggattactcttgtaccccttgactaactcatggcaaggcacacttcaggtgcggtacatagcatagcatactgtagagcctatgtcttaagcataggagacgaccttcgtcctttctctctattctgccatggtcgagctttaagtcttaacttcgtaccttacaactcaggcaagaacttcttctctgactgatccatcttgaacaccttcaagatcatgtcaaggtatatgctcattttaaaagtattattaagcattttgatctatccttatagatctcgatgctcaatgttcaagtagcttaatccaggttttctattgaaaaacacctttcaaataaccctatatgctttctagaaattctacatcatttctgatcaacatatactcatcagaaattctatagtgctcccactcacttctttggaaatacaagtttctcataaactttgtatacaccaaaatctttgatcatctcatcaaagcgtacattccaactccgagatgctttactccagtccttagaaggatcgctggagctagcataccttttagcatccttaggatcgacaaaacttttctgattgtattgcatacaacctttccttacgaaaactagtaaggaaacttgtcttgacatccatctgccagatttcataaatgcagctaatgctaacatgattccgacggactttaagtatcgctacgagtgagaaaatctcatcgtagtcaactccttgaacttgtgaaaaacttttcgccacaagtcgagcttcatggacggtgacattaccatccacgtccgtcttcttcttaaagatccatttatcttaatggcttgccgatcatcgggcaagtccaccaaagtccatggatccgttctcggattttatggcctcaagccatttatcggaatccgggcccaccatcgcttctccatagctcgtaggttcattgttgtctagcaacatgaccttcaagacaggatcaccttaccaccccgaagtagtacgtgtccttgtcgtcctacgaggtttggtagtgacttgatccgaagtttcatgatcaatatcataagcttccacttcaattggtgtaggtgccacaggaacaacttcctgtgccctgccacacactagttgaagagacggttcaataacctcatcaagtctccaccatcctcccactcaactctttcgagagaaacctttcctcgagaaaggacccgattcaagaaacaatccatattgctttcggatctgaattaggaggtatacccaactgttttgggtgtcctatgaagatgcattttatccgctttgggttcgagcttaatcctgaaactttttcacataagcatcgcagccccaaacctttaagaaacgacaacttaggtttctctaaaccataattcacacggtgtcatctcatcggaattacgtggtgccctatttaaagtgaatgtggttgtctctaatgcctaacccatggacgatagtggtaattcgataagaggcatcatggaacgcaccatatccaatagggtgcaactatgatgttcggacacaccatcacattatggtgttccaggcggtattaattgcgaaacaatttccacaatgtcttaattgtgtgccaaaactcgtaactcagatattcatctctatgatcatatcatagacattttatcctcttgtcacaatgatctgctacttcactctgaaattacttgaaccattcaataattcagacttgtgtttcatcaagtaaatatactcaacatttactcgaatcatctgtgaagtaagaacataatgatattcactgcatgcctcagcactcattcgactgcacacatcaaaatgtgttacttccaacaagttgctatcttgttccatcttactgaaaatgaggctttttcagtcatcttgcccatgtggtatgatttgcatatatcaagtgattcaaaatcaagtgagtccgaacgatccatttgcatggagtttcttcatgcatatacaccaatagacatggttcgcatgtctcaaacttttcaaaaacgagtgagtccaaagatccatcaacatggagcttcttcatgcgttttataccattatgacttacatggcagtgccacaagtaagtggtactatcattactatcttatatcttttggcatgaaaatgtgtatcactacgatcgagattcaataaaccatttaggtttaatactaatcttgatggtagagggagcgtgcgatgtttgatcacatcaaacttggaaacacttccaacatatatcgtcaactcacctttagctagtctccgttttattccgtagcttttattccgtatctttgtgctatgcttaggattgggtcttgtccatcacatcattctcctaatgatgtgatcccgttatcaacgacatccaatgtccatagccaggaaaccatgactatctgttgatcacaacgagctagtcaactagaggctcactagggacatattgtggtctatgtattcacacgtgtattacgatttccggataatacagttatagcatgaataaaagacaattatcatgaacaaggaaatataataataatacttttattattgcctctagggcatatttccaacaaatacatCAGCAGCTAGTTCATCGTAAGGCGGACACAAAGAGCCACAGATGGACCGACGACTCCTGAAAGCAGCCGCATCTGGTGATTCCACATCAATGGAGGAGATGGCTTCGCAAGATCAAAGCATTCTTCATGGGAAAACTCCGCAAGGGAACACCTGCCTCCACATATCCTCCATCCATGGCCACCAGGTATTTTGCACGGATGCGGTGGCACTGGAGGAATCACTCCTTGCCACTGTAAATTTGGATGGGGAGACGCCTCTTCTCACTGCCATTACACGTGGCTGGGTCTCATTGGCTTCTGTCTTGCTCCGATGCTGCCGTTCACGGCGGTTGAGTGAGGCAATCCTGCAACAAGACACGCATGGATGCAATGCACTGCACTATGCCATTCGCAGCGGTCACAGGGAGCTTGCGCTGGAGTTGATAGCAGCAGAGCCTGATCTGTCGAAGCACGTGACCAAGTTCAATGACTCACCCATGTACATCGCGGCAAAGAGAAATTTTGCAGATGTTTTCGAGGAACTCTTGAATATTCCAGATTCTAGTCATGCGGGACGGTGTGACAACAATGCTTTGCATGCCGCAGCTACAAATGGGAATGGAGGTGAGACCTAGGTGCACAGCATAAGTTACAGTAATATAGTGTAGTATTTGTATCAAAGTAGCcatgggattgaaaatttaggATCATCTACAGCATAGTTGATGTTATGATTCCTCAGCTTTTGCATCTACAGTATCTATTATGCGCCAAAGGCAATCATCATCGCTTGGTCCATCAACCATCATTAACTAATTCATGCATCTTGACTATTTTTCAGACATCGCTACAAAAATCATGAGGATGCGACCTGAAATGGCCAGAGCAGCTAACAAGTACGGCAATACACCAGCAAGATTGGTTGTACTTTATAACAAGGTTGACATGCTACGAGTATTGCTAGAACATGATTGTTCTTTAGGGTATGAAGTGAGCACAAAAGGTTTTTCCCTGCTTCATGCTGCCGCATATCGAGGTCATATTGATGTTGCTAGAGAGATTCTTAAACATTGTCCCGATGCTCCTTATTGTCAAGTAGATAACCAAGATGGTTTGACACTCCTACATACAACTATAACCAACAATCATGCAGAGTTTGCTGACTTTATCCTGAGGACACCGCAACTTCGCAAAGTCATTAACATGCAAGACAACCAAGGAAAAACCCCTCTACATTATGCAGTCCAAAGTTGCAATCCTAAAATAGT encodes:
- the LOC119349357 gene encoding ankyrin repeat-containing protein NPR4-like; translation: MDRRLLKAAASGDSTSMEEMASQDQSILHGKTPQGNTCLHISSIHGHQVFCTDAVALEESLLATVNLDGETPLLTAITRGWVSLASVLLRCCRSRRLSEAILQQDTHGCNALHYAIRSGHRELALELIAAEPDLSKHVTKFNDSPMYIAAKRNFADVFEELLNIPDSSHAGRCDNNALHAAATNGNGDIATKIMRMRPEMARAANKYGNTPARLVVLYNKVDMLRVLLEHDCSLGYEVSTKGFSLLHAAAYRGHIDVAREILKHCPDAPYCQVDNQDGLTLLHTTITNNHAEFADFILRTPQLRKVINMQDNQGKTPLHYAVQSCNPKIVAALLSHEDIDVTMIDNNGDPATWELWKVIQNAKTLNWNEVCMLMLKANPQHTGSIYNLHRKAKQEATNASRKDAKSLTQIYTTNTSLVAILITTIAFAAAFTLPGGYSNGAGSEGLPVMSRKVAFQAFLISDTLAMCSSFAVAFICIMARWEDYEFLVYYRSFTKKLMWFAYVATTTAFSTGLYTVLPPHLHWLAIAICITVALLPILTKLLGEWPVLRLRFRLGKTFNSDLLDIV